The Periophthalmus magnuspinnatus isolate fPerMag1 chromosome 17, fPerMag1.2.pri, whole genome shotgun sequence sequence GTGACAACAGCGCCCTGTGCGGTCTGGAGGGGCCACACACCACCAGCACAGCGAAGACAGGGGAGGTCCATGGGGGGTGATGGACCagaattaaaggaactgtagccTGCGATCTAACTGTTTAACCCTAAGAAAGGTACTATATCACAACTGAGTTTCTCTCATTTCGAGCGTATGGACAGGCAATGCTTCATGTGAAAgcaaagaacctccagaattcattcactgagctgcagaggctgcactagctctgattaatgattggctgtggGTAATGGTTAGGTAATAAGTATTCAGAGCATTCTAAGTCACCGTAAGaataacactggtcaacactaaatttattgtctaagattttttcagctgatttaggataattttgatgtgctgaatccaaaaatcaaattggttttgctcaatcaggtcaacgttctgaactaagctacatatttgtttttggacgattttgtttacatgtatgggtattttcacgtcatatgatggaaaattctgttatatttctcgctataaacaaattctgaagattttgcatgtgccaacttatgactatccatccatccatccatttatatatatatatatatatatatatatatatatatatatatatatatatatatatatatatatatatatatatatatatatatatatatatatatatatatatatatatattttacaagtgaatgaatcttgcaaaaataagcctggcatattctgctacatctgcggtgaatacaccaatgttcctaacaggaatcaagtcacaagtttcataaagcgtgcttaccatgcttattttggtattaaacttggtgaccaagatgaagcttgggcgccacacatggcatgcaagtcatgcaccgagtgtCTGCGTCAGTGGtcagagttgtctgaagtttggaattcccatggtttggagggagccgacatcaatagctacttctgggctattgatgtgactgggatcaacagaaagaactgaagtagcctcaagtatcctgatcgtgaatcagcacgtcgtcctgtagctcactgtgatgaaattccagtacccgtctttgtagaagttcctgacatcagtgacaaagattccttcagtgtggttttaatgatgatgctccacatcctttttcctaaaaggagctaaatgttcaggtttcctgagaatctaggatcactgagtgatgagcaggtggagagattccatcaggacataaaagagatggagaccaggtatcagggacgctgggatgcagtcatgatggctgattactgttggactctgaagagagacatccctgctgctgagcagtcaaggggttcataaaaacaaaagttcatgtcctgaattttgcacaatgataatgtaacattccaatttacatgtacttacctttatcaattaacataacgtaacatttaattaatacattctgttagaaaactattttttatctcctaaaacattttttggatgagaaatattaaagaaaatacaCTGATAacgtcacaaaattgtaatcaatttagtcagaagatcggatttttaaacaatcaaattataaaaacctgacctgactgagaaaaatggatatcatttttggattcagcggtgcaaaatggtcctaattcagttgaaaaaacacagtcaactttcaaaaatgtttttttttgtaacccagtgtaattaTTCTCAATTAAAACTACattgtttgaataatttaaagatgtatatacagttcctttaacaggatgaattatgttattatttgtaggtaaaaaaataaatactgattgatgtaaaacatacagaaaacacaaaatctggagaAGTAGGTCGGGTCAGATGACATGTTGCCCCTCTGGTATTGaaaggtgggtcaaatgcagagaatggaGAAATATACATGAATTTAAAATAGAATGGTGGTTAGAGcattagccttaataaataTAATTGAGCCATAATTGAGCGTAAATACAAAGCCAGTATGACTTAATGAGCAAGTCGTTTTATTCTTGCATAGGCTAATTGGGTGCAAAAGGCATATAGTCTATAAAGCAAATCAAAGTTTTATAAACCTGAGGGAAATGGCAAAAAGCACAGTTATACAGTATATTGTATAATAAACAATACATAAAGACATTAAGGCTTTAGAGGTTCATACAAGTTAATAATATGTGTACAGTATAAGAACACAATAACCACTAAATAATGACAAGTACACATAAggcacaaaagcaaaacaagcaACAGGTTCATGTCACTGTTGATTgtcacagaggagcagcagtgtCGGACTGCAATTTCAGAAATAACAATAATCCCTTGTTTTCAatcattcacaaacaaaagcagtAAATTAATGGAATGTTTCCCTTAACATCCTTGTGGTCCTCAAACACCAAGGACACTGCGACCAGTCTTCAGGCACTTAAACAGCAGGAGTAACCTTTAGTGCAAACCCATTTACAAGGCAGACCTTAATTAGCGTGCAACAGTTAAGACACATACGAGAGTAAGACTGAGAGCAGGGCACAGTGTGATCATCAGAAAGTCACTCCAAAATCAGGAGCAGGAGTGCAAGCACGTGTCTGCAGACAATGCAGCAATAGAGCTTCCAGTGCATGTAACTTTGGTGTAAGAAAGATAAAGggtaattaaaaagttaaataatgctGAGATTACGACAAAGCTCATAAGATTACACATTTTTGTCCTGGAGGTTGTCCAATACATCCTGAGAAAGCATTTGTGACTGAATCTCACCTTCTTACATTTTTCACTAAATAACTTATGCCTCCTTTTCCTTATTTGCTATTTAGAGGAAGAACCCCTCCAGTTGAGGACACCAAATATATTTCCGTAAAAAAAAGTGGGATGCTTGAATAAAATCAATAATGcctgtttttgacattttacacTTCTCACACTGACTATACTGGAATTGCCAAAAGCCAACCTATGTTTTtgctgtgaaaaaataaaatatatacacacatgatTTTCACAATACTGCAGATAATCTAAAGACTGATATTGTGAGACTCAATCACAAGTGATGACCACTCAGAGATGCAAAAGAGGGCACTGAGTAGAGTACCTGtactaataaaatacaaacatattgTGTGCTGCGGTGACATTTGGTCAGACTTTGGATCAACAGCATAAGGTGAAACTGTATAAATAGTTGGGGATCTTCATAGATTTGTGCTAGACTACATAATGTACAAGCTACACGGTTTCCACTGTAGTTTTTCCACAGTGCGACTTTTTCTCCCCATTGTTGTGAGCAGGTGTACTGTCCACTGCCACTTCAGCTGCTGCCTGCCGCTCACATAGGCTCCCCAGCAGCTGGGCGGTTTTGAAGACAGAGCCGTGACCTGACGGCTGTAGAGACTGGACCTTCTGAAGGTTTTGGAGGGTACGCAGCATCTCTGCAGAGACGATGGGCAGATGCTGCTCCTGGATGAGGCTGTTCTTGGCTGACCTCAAGACTGTCTCACGCTGGACCGCAGCTTTGGGAGCCACCCTGGTCTTTGTGGGACCAGGAGGTCGTATTGACATTTTCTTTTGTGGAGGTGGGCAAAACGTCTCCTGGTCAAAAGACTGATCACACGAGGATACTGTACTGTCATCTGAGTCACTGTCAGTTTCATCAGAGCCGTTttcatcttcctcttctttgGAACCTTCTCCATCAGTGATATAAATCATATCTTTGGGCAATGACGTGAACTGGTATACTAAACGTTGGCCCTCCACCTTGTTCAGAATACCTCTCTGGTAGTAGTACCTAGGTGTACAACATGAGTTAAAAGTTAGCTAAAATGTTCAATGAGAGAACATGAGATAGAATAGAAGTTAAAATTAGAGCAAACCCTAATATCCCTCTTTATAGATAACTTTTTTGGGTTTAATACCAGCTCCAGCCACAAGGGGTCACAAGTCCCCAAACAGGTTGTAGTGGTTCCAAGCTCAGGTAAATAGGAGATGCTTGCAATTCTTATATATTCTTACAGTCCATATTATTGTGAGACCTTTGATACAATGACATGACAATATCCAGATTATTTCTTCATCCTCGGTATCAACAGACTTTACTTACCTGAATATATAATagcacacattaaaaatagcACACATTAAATATGAACTAATAAAGAGATTACAGTTGTCATACCTTAGAGCTCGGCCCATTGTCTCATAATTCAtgtcaggtttgtttttgtgtttgcccCAGAGTCTGGCAACAGCTTTTGAATTGACCAATTTGAAGATCCCTTGGCGATGATCTGTCCATTTGATGTAGCGGGGGCAGACCTGTCTGTCTTGCAGCAGTTCCATCAAAAATTGCCACAGATACAGTGTGGTTCCACCTACAGAGAAATGGAATATACTTAAAATGTGATAAAGTGACATATTACAGCATATTGCAGactaattaataaaatataatataattttcatACTATTGTATTGTATCTTCAGTACCTTTATTATATCTGTCCTTTTTTACAGTGATGTCTGGTGTGGGAGACTCAGCTCTACGGTTTCTGTATTTCTttcctgaaataaaaaaatataatcaatTGTTACCATAATGACTTAAAAGgccatttattttacataagcTGGCAGTGGCTGACCTCTCTTTTTCGACTGGGCTGTAGCAGACTGGTCATGGTGCACAGTGTGCCACAGCGGCTGGTCCACAGCTCCCACAATGCCCTCTGCTGACACAGTCACCTGGGTAACTGGAGCAGCAATGACATCATTGAGTGAAGGTAAAAAGGCCTGGGCTACAGGAGGACACAAATATGTTCAGCCTTAGCGAGAACAACTGAAACCTTCATGTGTAAAAATAGATTGCCTGGTTCACCAACACTGTTAAAGGAAGTGATGAGCAGCTTACAGTAATGTTCTTCCAGCGACAGTGTGTCTGCACAGTCCATGTTGAGAAGGGAGTCAGCAGCAACAAGTGTCTCCATGGTTTCTTCTTCACCACTTTCACATGGCTCCACTAGAAAAAATACAGGCTTATTTTCAGATCTGGCTAGCACTAGACATCTCTAAAAATATCTAAAACTAAAGCATCTTTTTTGGTTCCATGGACATACATCAATGCTACTAGATGCTGCGATAGCAAACATCTGCTAACAGCTGCTCGGTCATCAACTTTTGTTTACAGCTGTTGTTCGATACAGCTTTTTACAGAGTCTATGACAGAATTATCATCTTACCACAAAGAATACAAGCATCGGAAATCAAAAGCAGCAACACGTCTTGTTATCATCATAGGCATGGGTATTATTAGCAAATTAGCATAGCATTTAAGGCATGCCTAACTTTCAGTTCGTAGCCCTCCAAACAAATAAGTAACACGATGCTACCATAGTATGCACTTACTCTTAAACATTTGATTAGAAATTGGCTAAGACATTGGTGCTTTATCCCAAATTGTCCACGTCATCCTACTATAGTATTTGCCTGTCTTTCAAGACAGACACTAGCcaggaatgttttgttttacttcctgatttttttccccggAGCGTGGTCGGGTCGGTCGGGTTGTTCAGAGCCTAACGCTGCGCATGCGCCATCAGAAGTTACCTTTCCTTTCTCTGCTATTGTGCTTAATTTAGTCCTtgtcatatcatatcatatgtAATGTGATGTGATGGGCTGCAGGCAGGTAGTTCAAGTTAGCATGTCTCCATAAACACACCTTTGAGAAGATGTTGATGGTCGTCTTTGTTGGACTGTTCACAGGTCAAACCCGAGTAGGacagcaggtgcgcgtggggaACTTGTTCTACTATCACCGCAGGGTAATCAGAGCACGCCATCAGCTGCAAAACACAATGCAAATCAGATTAGAATTGACGTCAAGTACAAATAAAAGTTAATTGATGGAGAGTAGTCACCTGTGACATGTTCACATGATCACTTGCAAAATCAAAGATGAGCTCTGTCTGTTGTAGCATGGTTAGGTCCAAAGTATCCAacttttaatttaacaaaaccaTAGCCTTTtgttaaataattattttgtgtGTCTTTCTATGCAGGTTGATAAAATTATTGCCAGTGTGAATCCTCCTCCCAATCAGAGGCGTAGGTTCCCTTGGAGATGGATGGGCCAGTGTCTGCCTCCAATGCAGTGTAACTTCGCAATAATGAAAAACATTGATGCTACTTTACTGATtgaccacagacacagaggcgtCACAGGAAGCTTGTGCTCTGTTTCGATGCTTGATGAGGAAGTGGGGGGCTGCTAAACTGTCCTGTGGTTGAACTGAAAACCTGCTAAAGaagaacaaagaaaaaagtttgtatAAAAGGATGGGGTAGTAGATCATAGATGCCAAAataacatacaacacacaacatctTTTAAACAGAATTACAAATTACCCCACATGATGCTGTTAAAGACATCTGCATCACTTGCCTTCCTGTGGCGTTTATCACTCCACTTTTCTCTCTTATCATACTTCTAAGAGGCACCGGAAGGAAGCATTTCTACTGAGCAATACTTTCTACAGAGCCGTGTGCAGAAGGTGGAGGCAGTCACTGGAGTGGAGCATAAAACATTACAATGTTGTTGCCCAGTGTTTCAAGGtcaccgggggggggggggggggttcagaAATTCCTTGCGTGTCTTTAAATGGCACTTACCAAAGTGACTCGCCTGCTCCCTTTGTTTGCTAATCACGCTGTGTTTTATCTTTGCTtgtttggcttttttctttCCCTCCAAAAAGTGCTTCAGTCCGTGTCACAACTAATGCTGACTGGTTTGTTACGCCATTTGCTGCAGTTCACAAGGCCTCTGCGCCTCATAATGGCTTTTGTAAACATAGAATCTGCAACTACCTCTAAACAAATACTGTGCCTATGCATATGTAATAACAACAGTATTcggaaaatgttttgttctcACCCAGTTGCAATGTAGTGaattaatataaaagaaatcatTTTAGTTGCAGAGGCACAGCATGTTGGGTCAGTTATCACTCAGGAAGCACAGCTCAGTTAGGAGGCACCACTTCCTGAGTTTTGCACCAAACCGCTGCCAACATCTCTGCCAGCGGTGTCCTTCTCATTTCCAACTTCCTCTGTTGTTTGTGATAGAAACAAAATACCATCTGGCATACTCATcacagcaaagaaaaacattagttcaagcaaaaaaaaaaaaaaacaagcgcTGCTCAACATCACAGCAAACATGCTGTGTTTATTATAAATATTCAACATAATTAACAATTCTTGCAGCTCAAATCAATTAAAGGAGAGTGTAAAATCAccatactttaaaatgtaccttGTGGATCATGTTTATCTATGTTTACGCTTAACTGAGCGTTAACTAAACCTGATCAAGAATTAGTTCAAAACTAATACTAAAATAAACCAGGGCTGCATTGAAATAGATTGTTTGAAGGATCTGGGTGATGACTTTGGAATATAttgtattgatctaaaatatgAATGATTGCAAACATTTTCCAAACAAGGTGTTCCAATTATGTGGCATGTCTTTGTACTCCCCAACTGGAAAATCAGGATTAGATATTGGCAAATTGCCTCAATATTTTAGCAACGCAAAAGTATTTGGTGCAGGggcaaagttgtattttgggtaGTTTGGCTTTTGCAGATTAAGGAGGCCATCTGTATTTGACACGTTTTGTGGCGTCTGAGTGGAAGCTGCTCTAGACTGACAAGCTGTACGTGTTAGCTTCCCCTGCAGCTGCCTGTGGCTCTTATACATATCTAACAGTATGAAGCTTTGTTCATCTGCTCTCCTGTCACATAGGTTAGTCTGTGTGAAGTGTTTGCCAGTCCCTCAGGACACTGATAAGCCCCATAACATTCATTCCCCAGTTTGTGTATCAAACAGAGATATAGAAACAGAGGGGCATAggctgtgtatttgtgtgtgaacTAGGCCAGGCTGATAACAGTATGCTAAGTGAAGCAGCTGCTGATAAGCCTTTCTTGTTGCTTGGGGTAACACAGGGCTTGTAAAAATGAATGGACAAAATAATGTAGAAGAATTGTGAAAGCTGGCTGCAACAAAATTGCTTTTCTGTCCTTTAAAAGGGTTTGCAGGTATTTGATAAACAGTATGGGAGCTTGTTATAAACAGCTACTTCAAAGCAATCCTTATACTTTCACTTTCCTGTATAACTCCTGACTAAACCGTATAAATAACTTTTCTTTAAATGTATGATTAAATAAGTGAAAACAAATTATAAGATGCACAAGAATGATTCAATTGTGATTTCTACAGTTAATCAGAAACTTTGCTCTTACCTTATGTTTGTGCATTGACTTTGTTGCAGAACAGCCGCTGACAGGTACAGCAGAGGTTGGTCTTATCCCACACAAGAGGCGTCACCACTTCTCTGACCTGGGATCAGTTTCTTTAGGGCTACACAAGGTAAGATTTAATATCAGTGTGGACCGTGTTTTGTCTTCTCCAGAGCCATTGTCAGATATTACTTCCTCTTTTTGTTCCTGTAAACTCTCCTCCCTTCAGGTTCTGATTGGTTACCTGTGTTGTGAGTCAAGGTAACCCGTAGTGACCATTGTCAGTGTGGAGCAAATGTAAACACTGGTGTATTTGCAATGTAAAGCGGCTGACAGGCGAGAGGCCAATCTGCAAACACACGTAAGGTTTATATGAGGGTGGAGTCAAGATAATATCATTAAATTAAGGAGAGACGGTCAGGGTAAAATCAATGGCATTATCAGTAAAacaataatatgttttttgtacaTATAAAGGTCtgaccaaaataaaagtttaaatataaatatggcaTACATTTTACAAAGAAGATTTGGGGTCAAAAATGTTGGTGACATAGATATACATTTATACAAGGGACCATTCTTTATTGAGTCCCTTATGCACCCTAGTGGTAAAAAGCAGAATTGCCAAATCCAAAGTCAGCATCTTTGATCTAGAAAAAGTACGAATTGGCAGTTtaagattttttaatttattcatttaagacTCCAGAAAGTAAAAGATAGTAGTCCATAAACTGGTGCA is a genomic window containing:
- the LOC117385703 gene encoding ETS-related transcription factor Elf-1-like isoform X1, yielding MLQQTELIFDFASDHVNMSQLMACSDYPAVIVEQVPHAHLLSYSGLTCEQSNKDDHQHLLKVEPCESGEEETMETLVAADSLLNMDCADTLSLEEHYSQAFLPSLNDVIAAPVTQVTVSAEGIVGAVDQPLWHTVHHDQSATAQSKKRGKKYRNRRAESPTPDITVKKDRYNKGGTTLYLWQFLMELLQDRQVCPRYIKWTDHRQGIFKLVNSKAVARLWGKHKNKPDMNYETMGRALRYYYQRGILNKVEGQRLVYQFTSLPKDMIYITDGEGSKEEEDENGSDETDSDSDDSTVSSCDQSFDQETFCPPPQKKMSIRPPGPTKTRVAPKAAVQRETVLRSAKNSLIQEQHLPIVSAEMLRTLQNLQKVQSLQPSGHGSVFKTAQLLGSLCERQAAAEVAVDSTPAHNNGEKKSHCGKTTVETV
- the LOC117385703 gene encoding ETS-related transcription factor Elf-1-like isoform X2, producing the protein MFKMEPCESGEEETMETLVAADSLLNMDCADTLSLEEHYSQAFLPSLNDVIAAPVTQVTVSAEGIVGAVDQPLWHTVHHDQSATAQSKKRGKKYRNRRAESPTPDITVKKDRYNKGGTTLYLWQFLMELLQDRQVCPRYIKWTDHRQGIFKLVNSKAVARLWGKHKNKPDMNYETMGRALRYYYQRGILNKVEGQRLVYQFTSLPKDMIYITDGEGSKEEEDENGSDETDSDSDDSTVSSCDQSFDQETFCPPPQKKMSIRPPGPTKTRVAPKAAVQRETVLRSAKNSLIQEQHLPIVSAEMLRTLQNLQKVQSLQPSGHGSVFKTAQLLGSLCERQAAAEVAVDSTPAHNNGEKKSHCGKTTVETV